A segment of the Trifolium pratense cultivar HEN17-A07 linkage group LG7, ARS_RC_1.1, whole genome shotgun sequence genome:
TTGGTCCTATTAGGAAGGAGAAGTTGGATGTTTTGGTTAAGTCATTGGAAAATGGTAGTTTGGTTAGCGAGGTTGTGAATGTTAGTGAAGTTGTAGAAAATCTTATAGAGGATATTGTGTATAAGATGGTGTTGAGTCGGAGTAAGTATGATCAATTTGACTTAAAGAGGTTGGTTCAACAAGTAATGACTTTGGTTGGATCTTTTAACTTGGCTGATTATGTTCCTTGGCTAGGTGCATTTGATCCTCAGGTATGTATATGtacaaaacataaataaattattacatattgagttcattttatttttttaagtattcaAACTATCATGATTGTAAAATTTTGGTGCCTTGCACGATTTTGGTCTATATAGTGGTTTTTTGAATTGGATCCTCTTCAACTTTTTATGTTCAgtcctttctttctttttttaatataatgatTGATTGAgtcataaaaaaaactaaatactaatttagtcaaaaaaaaaaactaatactaATAAATTACAGTATTTGACAAGAATTAAAAGCAAAGTTTGTTTTTCCTGTGATTTTATGGTTCCATTAAGTTCAATGTAAATATTCAATTACTAATttgattttatcattttaattctTTGTAAGGGATTAACACGAGCCTGCAAGAAAACTAGTAAAGCACTTGATGAGGTGTTGGAGACGATAATAACAGAGCATGAACAAACTACTAATAATGTAGACAAAGCTAGTCATGAAGATTTTGTAGACACACTTGTCACTTTTATGCACCAAAACATTGATGATGGGAGTGAACAAAATCACAATATTGATGGAAGTAACATGAAAGCTATTTTACTAGATATGATTGTGGCATCAATTGATACATCTGCTGCCACAATTGAATGGGCTTTATCTGAACTTCTAAGGCATCCAAGAGTGATGAAAAAACTTCAAGATGAGATACAAAATGAAGTAGGAAATAAGAGAATGGTTGAAGAGAAGGatttgaagaaattgaattACTTAGATATGGTGGTAGATGAAACTTTACGACTTCATCCTGTTTCACCTTTATTACTCCCTCGTGAATGTAGAGAGAGCATAACAATTGATGGTTATTTTATAAAGGAAAAAACACGAGTTATAGTGAATGCATTGACAATAGGGAGGGATCCTAATATTTGGTCGGAAAATGCGGAAGAATTTTATCCAGAGAGATTTATTAACAAGAAAATGAATTATGAAGGACACGAGGAGTTTGAAAGTATACCATTTGGATTTGGTCGTAGGCGTTGTCCTGGAATTCAATTGGGTTTGAGGACTGTTAGGTTTGTTTTAGCTCAATTGGTGCATTGCTTTAATTGGAAACTACCCTATAATATCAGTCCTTCCAATTTGAACATGGACGAGAAATTTGGACAATCTATACACAGAGCTCAACACTTGCATGCAATACCAATTTATCGTTTGGAAGCTCATCACAAGCTTCAATAGTTTCGAGTATCTTTTAAttttccaatatacatgcctacttttttattaattttaagtgcaactatatttctactcatataataattaatatttatgtatatttttttatagtagtaatttttatgaggatctatatttctactcatatattaatatgcgtatctatttttttataatttttacgcgAAAATTTCTACTCATGAAAAATTTCAATAGGGTCTTATATTTAGGGGCAGAGAAATTTCTATGGGGACCTATAtcacatattaattaataaaagtgtttattttctataatttcaACGGGAACCTATATTTCTAAGGGaacttatatttcttttttttttttttgggtcaagtaaGGGGACTTATATTTCTAATAACATAGACgcgtgtttatttttttatactcaaTAGAGTCTTATATTTAGGGCCGGAGAAATTTCAATCGgacctatatttctactcatatattaattaataaaagtgtctattttttataatttcaacaGGAgtgtctattttttcttttttgttttataatttctatATGCGGAAATTTCTACTCATGAAAAAACTCAATAGGGACGGAGGTAATAATTTCTATAGGAatctatatttctactcatatattaatatgtctgtctattttattataatttttacacGGACTTATATTTATACTCGCATATTAATATGCATGcctaattttttataatctctACGCAGACCTATATTTGTCCTTGGTTGTCCTTTGAAAGTggt
Coding sequences within it:
- the LOC123895829 gene encoding cytochrome P450 CYP736A12-like produces the protein MSCTSITILVFLLFTFTYLLFKLLLNPKQKTINHKKPPGPPPLPIIGNLHLLGTLPHRTLESLSKKYGPIMSFQLGQVPAIVISSSKVAESFLITNDMVFANRPNIIGAEIMSYGCKGMSFSKYGPYWRSVRKLCASKLLSPSKVEMFGPIRKEKLDVLVKSLENGSLVSEVVNVSEVVENLIEDIVYKMVLSRSKYDQFDLKRLVQQVMTLVGSFNLADYVPWLGAFDPQGLTRACKKTSKALDEVLETIITEHEQTTNNVDKASHEDFVDTLVTFMHQNIDDGSEQNHNIDGSNMKAILLDMIVASIDTSAATIEWALSELLRHPRVMKKLQDEIQNEVGNKRMVEEKDLKKLNYLDMVVDETLRLHPVSPLLLPRECRESITIDGYFIKEKTRVIVNALTIGRDPNIWSENAEEFYPERFINKKMNYEGHEEFESIPFGFGRRRCPGIQLGLRTVRFVLAQLVHCFNWKLPYNISPSNLNMDEKFGQSIHRAQHLHAIPIYRLEAHHKLQ